One window of the Thermococcus sp. P6 genome contains the following:
- a CDS encoding alpha-amylase family glycosyl hydrolase, translating to MKRTGLLIFLLLLTAVVSGCISTGNLPETPSEATSAAARPGVGLPSGNYTPLYTGSGKGCPAGMVGVRFTYHPENGTVESVSLRGSFNGWNEWPMKEENGTWSRTVCLKPGKYEYKYFINGQWVRDMSDDGTGKPYDPEADGYANDGYGGKNAVRIVKGSPGFYVRFDPEDPAYLSVADNRTVVRIEAGKETVSSALLVTDAGNYTMKRQLWWDSGEMWRAEVPFVSPMRYYILVNSTDGGLFAILNTSENPFFNFDGVDRFPQLEWVSNGITYQIFPDRFNNGNESNDALSLDHDELLLNQVHPGRPLLSNWSDPITPLHCCHQYFGGDIKGITEKLDYLESLGVTIIYLNPIFLSGSVHGYDTYDYYRLDPKFGTEDELREFLDEAHRRGMRVIFDFVPDHAGIGNPAFLDVWKNGNRSPYWNWFIVKQWPFLLGDGNAYMGWWGLGSLPKLNTTNPEVREYLINAALYWLDFGFDGIRVDTPGDLLDPETFFSEMRERVKEKHPDAYLVGEIWTLSPEWVKGDLFDSLMNYALGRDILLNYARGHLSGEAAMKMMGRYYASYGENVAAMGFNLVDSHDTSRVLTDLGGGSLGEGPTNESIVRLKLLSTLLYTLPGTPVTFQGDERGLLGDKGHYDEQRYPIRWDEVNEDVLNHYRALAALRRNVPALRSSAIRFYTASGGVMAFFRGHEDEVLVVANSWEKPAEITLPGGEWRVLWPGDYAVSGTLEVPPLSVLVLGRD from the coding sequence ATGAAAAGGACGGGTTTGCTGATTTTCCTTCTCCTCCTTACCGCGGTGGTGAGCGGCTGCATCTCCACCGGAAACCTCCCGGAGACGCCTTCCGAAGCGACTTCCGCCGCGGCCCGGCCCGGGGTCGGCCTTCCCTCCGGGAACTACACCCCCCTCTACACCGGATCCGGGAAGGGGTGTCCGGCCGGAATGGTTGGCGTCAGGTTCACCTATCACCCGGAGAACGGGACGGTGGAGTCGGTCAGCCTTCGGGGGAGTTTCAACGGATGGAATGAGTGGCCGATGAAGGAGGAAAATGGAACGTGGAGCAGAACGGTCTGCCTTAAACCCGGAAAGTACGAGTACAAGTACTTCATCAACGGCCAGTGGGTCAGGGACATGTCCGACGACGGCACCGGAAAGCCCTACGACCCCGAAGCGGACGGGTATGCAAACGACGGTTACGGCGGGAAGAACGCCGTCAGGATCGTTAAGGGAAGCCCCGGTTTCTACGTCCGCTTTGATCCCGAAGACCCCGCCTACCTGAGCGTTGCCGACAACAGGACAGTTGTGAGGATTGAGGCCGGGAAGGAGACGGTGAGCTCGGCACTGCTCGTAACGGACGCTGGAAACTACACGATGAAGCGCCAGCTCTGGTGGGACTCGGGGGAGATGTGGAGGGCAGAGGTGCCTTTCGTTAGCCCCATGAGGTATTACATCCTCGTGAATTCCACAGATGGTGGCCTTTTCGCGATCCTCAACACGAGCGAGAACCCCTTCTTCAACTTCGACGGCGTCGACAGGTTCCCCCAGCTTGAGTGGGTGAGCAACGGGATAACCTACCAGATATTCCCCGACAGGTTCAACAACGGCAACGAGAGCAACGATGCTCTATCCCTCGACCACGACGAGCTTCTCCTCAACCAGGTTCATCCCGGAAGACCCCTGCTCTCGAACTGGAGCGATCCAATTACACCCCTTCACTGCTGTCACCAGTACTTCGGGGGGGACATAAAGGGGATAACGGAGAAGCTCGACTACCTGGAAAGCCTCGGGGTCACGATAATATACCTCAACCCGATATTCCTCTCCGGGAGCGTCCACGGTTACGACACCTACGACTACTACAGGCTCGATCCCAAGTTCGGGACCGAAGATGAACTAAGGGAGTTTCTCGACGAGGCCCACAGGAGGGGCATGAGGGTCATCTTCGACTTCGTGCCAGACCACGCGGGCATCGGAAACCCGGCCTTCCTCGACGTCTGGAAGAATGGAAACCGGAGCCCCTACTGGAACTGGTTCATCGTAAAGCAGTGGCCCTTCCTTCTGGGCGATGGAAACGCCTACATGGGCTGGTGGGGGCTCGGCAGTCTGCCGAAGCTCAACACGACCAACCCGGAGGTCAGGGAGTACCTGATAAACGCCGCACTTTACTGGCTCGACTTCGGGTTCGACGGGATAAGGGTCGATACGCCGGGCGATCTCCTCGATCCTGAGACGTTCTTCTCCGAGATGAGGGAGCGTGTAAAGGAGAAGCATCCCGATGCCTATCTGGTGGGCGAGATATGGACGCTTTCTCCGGAGTGGGTTAAGGGGGATCTCTTCGACTCGCTGATGAACTACGCCCTCGGAAGGGACATCCTGCTTAACTACGCAAGGGGTCACCTGAGCGGGGAAGCGGCCATGAAGATGATGGGCAGGTACTACGCCTCCTACGGGGAGAACGTGGCCGCTATGGGCTTCAACCTCGTCGACTCCCACGACACTTCGAGGGTTCTCACGGATCTCGGCGGGGGGAGCCTCGGGGAGGGGCCGACCAACGAATCCATCGTGAGGCTCAAACTCCTCTCCACGCTCCTCTACACCCTTCCCGGCACTCCTGTGACGTTTCAGGGGGACGAGAGGGGACTTCTGGGCGATAAAGGACACTACGACGAACAGCGCTACCCGATAAGGTGGGATGAGGTGAACGAGGATGTGCTTAACCACTACCGTGCCCTGGCCGCGCTGAGGCGGAACGTTCCCGCCCTGAGGAGCAGTGCCATAAGGTTTTACACCGCCAGCGGGGGCGTGATGGCCTTCTTCAGGGGGCACGAGGATGAGGTTCTCGTGGTGGCCAACAGCTGGGAAAAACCCGCTGAAATCACCCTTCCCGGGGGAGAATGGCGGGTCCTGTGGCCCGGGGATTACGCCGTCTCGGGTACTCTGGAGGTGCCGCCCCTGAGCGTCCTCGTTCTGGGAAGGGATTGA
- the glyS gene encoding glycine--tRNA ligase, whose protein sequence is MGTDKYDVLQDLMRRRGFAWGSFEIYGGARGFYDYGPLGASIKRKIEGKIREAFRREGFFELETPDITPEKVFIASGHVEKFVDPMVECTKCGARFRADHVVEEALGIDAEGLSAGHLTRLIREHDIRCPECGGELGEVWYFNLMFETGIGPYGDQKGYLRPETAQGIFVNFRRLNAFARNRLPFGVFQIGKAYRNEISPRQGMLRLREFTQAEAEIFFNPAETEHPHFDEVREEVLRLYPIENQLKDLGEIEVTAEEAVRRGYLLNTFFAYYMVMVKRVLLDIGIPEEAIRFRQQLPEERAHYSKDTWDGEVKSERFGWVECVGIAYRGDYDLSRHMRMSGADLTVMIHYDEPKVVRRLEVGLNMKRVGPRLKKDAKRVAELIRGWDEEKLRGMLEILERDGKITIEGYELEKEDFIIKEVEEKVAGEKVVPHVLEPSFGVDRPFYLLLENSLVMEEDRTYLKIKKDMAPIEVAVLPLVAKEPLKSIAYDVFRTLQKAGFIAVYDEKDTVGRRYMRYDEIGTPYCVTVDNQTPEDGKVTVRDRDTREQIRVAIEELPGKLRELIFG, encoded by the coding sequence ATGGGAACCGATAAGTACGATGTTCTTCAGGATCTCATGAGGAGGAGGGGCTTTGCGTGGGGGAGCTTTGAAATCTACGGCGGTGCGAGAGGCTTCTACGATTACGGTCCCCTCGGGGCGAGCATAAAGAGGAAGATCGAGGGGAAGATCCGGGAGGCTTTTCGGAGGGAGGGCTTCTTCGAGCTTGAAACTCCCGACATAACCCCGGAGAAGGTTTTCATAGCGAGCGGGCACGTTGAGAAGTTCGTCGACCCCATGGTGGAGTGCACGAAGTGCGGGGCCAGATTCAGGGCCGACCACGTGGTCGAAGAAGCGCTCGGTATAGACGCCGAGGGCCTGAGCGCCGGGCACCTCACCCGGCTCATAAGGGAGCACGACATCCGCTGTCCCGAGTGCGGCGGTGAGCTCGGTGAGGTGTGGTACTTCAACCTCATGTTCGAGACGGGGATAGGGCCCTACGGTGATCAGAAGGGCTACCTCAGACCCGAGACCGCTCAGGGGATCTTCGTGAACTTCAGGCGTCTGAACGCCTTCGCTCGAAACAGGCTTCCCTTTGGCGTCTTCCAGATAGGAAAGGCCTACAGAAACGAAATATCCCCGAGACAGGGAATGCTTCGCCTCAGGGAGTTCACGCAGGCGGAGGCTGAAATATTCTTCAATCCAGCGGAAACCGAACATCCCCACTTCGACGAGGTCAGGGAAGAGGTTTTGAGGCTCTACCCAATAGAAAACCAGCTCAAGGACCTCGGGGAGATAGAGGTAACCGCAGAGGAGGCCGTTAGAAGGGGCTACCTCCTTAACACCTTCTTCGCCTACTACATGGTCATGGTCAAGCGCGTTCTCCTCGACATAGGCATCCCGGAGGAGGCCATACGCTTCAGGCAACAGCTCCCCGAGGAGAGGGCCCACTACTCAAAGGACACGTGGGATGGAGAAGTTAAAAGCGAGCGCTTCGGCTGGGTGGAGTGCGTTGGCATAGCCTACCGCGGCGACTACGACCTGAGCAGGCACATGAGGATGAGTGGTGCCGACCTTACCGTCATGATCCACTACGATGAGCCAAAGGTTGTGAGGCGCCTCGAAGTTGGCCTCAACATGAAGCGCGTTGGACCGAGGCTGAAGAAGGACGCGAAGAGGGTGGCAGAGCTGATCCGGGGCTGGGACGAGGAAAAGCTCAGGGGAATGCTTGAGATCCTCGAGAGGGACGGGAAAATCACGATAGAGGGCTACGAGCTCGAGAAAGAGGACTTCATCATCAAAGAGGTCGAGGAAAAGGTTGCGGGCGAGAAGGTAGTTCCCCACGTGCTCGAGCCGAGCTTCGGCGTGGACAGACCCTTCTACCTCCTCCTCGAGAACTCGCTGGTTATGGAGGAAGACAGGACCTACCTGAAGATCAAGAAGGACATGGCCCCGATCGAGGTGGCCGTTTTGCCGCTCGTCGCCAAGGAACCGCTTAAGAGCATAGCCTACGACGTCTTCAGAACCCTCCAGAAGGCCGGCTTCATAGCGGTTTACGACGAAAAGGACACCGTTGGGAGGCGCTACATGAGGTACGACGAGATAGGAACGCCCTACTGCGTCACCGTGGACAACCAGACACCAGAGGACGGAAAGGTGACGGTCAGAGATAGGGACACGAGGGAGCAGATCAGGGTTGCGATCGAAGAACTACCCGGAAAGCTGAGGGAGCTTATTTTTGGATAA
- a CDS encoding DUF402 domain-containing protein, with product MKIHLIYRRVPDRILEREDEVIADLGDVVVAKSRFEGMLAPLRVNGVEVIKNGYTMVYFAFVGKNYDVLKVYDRGDFKGLYVDVLAYTKREGNTLEMLDLFLDVFVFPDGRAFLLDEDELEMALNYGLIERETFDFAHRVAGEILEGLKRGDFPPEVVWKYGPEGLE from the coding sequence ATGAAAATCCACCTGATCTACCGCCGTGTTCCCGACAGGATCCTTGAACGGGAGGACGAGGTCATAGCCGACCTCGGGGATGTTGTGGTGGCAAAATCCCGGTTCGAGGGCATGCTCGCCCCCCTCAGGGTGAACGGCGTCGAGGTTATCAAAAACGGCTACACCATGGTTTACTTCGCCTTCGTCGGGAAGAACTACGACGTCCTGAAGGTCTACGACCGGGGGGACTTCAAGGGGCTTTACGTGGACGTGCTGGCCTACACGAAGCGCGAGGGAAACACTCTGGAGATGCTGGATCTTTTCCTTGACGTCTTCGTCTTCCCGGACGGGAGGGCCTTCCTGCTCGACGAGGACGAGCTTGAGATGGCGCTCAACTACGGTCTCATCGAGAGGGAAACCTTCGACTTCGCCCATCGTGTCGCCGGAGAGATCCTCGAGGGGCTTAAGCGGGGCGATTTCCCGCCGGAGGTGGTATGGAAATACGGGCCGGAGGGTCTGGAATGA
- a CDS encoding DUF167 domain-containing protein produces MSAFIKETGDGVILRVYVQPKAKENRIEGIDEWRGRLKVRIKAPPVEGKANRELVKFLSGLLDAKVSIVRGETGREKDLLVVGIGKEEVMKRLGI; encoded by the coding sequence ATGAGCGCCTTCATAAAGGAGACCGGAGACGGGGTCATCCTCAGGGTTTACGTCCAGCCGAAGGCAAAGGAAAACCGAATAGAGGGGATAGATGAGTGGCGTGGGAGGCTGAAGGTCAGGATAAAGGCCCCGCCCGTTGAGGGAAAGGCCAACAGGGAGCTCGTGAAGTTCCTTTCCGGGCTTTTAGATGCGAAGGTGAGCATCGTCAGGGGAGAAACCGGAAGGGAGAAGGACCTGCTCGTTGTGGGAATCGGCAAGGAGGAGGTCATGAAGAGGCTCGGGATTTAG
- a CDS encoding phosphorylating glyceraldehyde-3-phosphate dehydrogenase: protein MRVKVGINGYGTIGKRVAYAVSKQDDMKLVGVTKTRPDFEAYRAEELGIPVYAADERFLPGFEEAGFEVAGTLEDLLKEVDVIVDATPGGMGARNRELYEKAGVKAIFQGGERSEVAQVSFVAQANYERALGKDYVRVVSCNTTGLSRTLSALLEYIDYVYAVMIRRAADPDDSKRGPVNAIRPSVEVPSHHGPDVQTVIPVNIETTAFVVPTTLMHVHSVMIELKKPIEERDVIDIFENTTRVLLFEKEKGFESTAQLIEFARDLHREWNNLYEIAVWRESVSVRGKRLFYIQAVHQESDVVPENVDAIRAAFELADKRESIRKTNRSLGILK, encoded by the coding sequence GTGAGGGTTAAGGTGGGGATCAACGGTTACGGAACCATAGGCAAGAGAGTCGCCTATGCCGTTTCAAAGCAGGACGATATGAAACTCGTGGGCGTTACAAAGACAAGGCCCGATTTCGAAGCATACCGGGCAGAGGAACTCGGAATCCCGGTTTACGCCGCGGACGAGAGGTTTTTACCGGGGTTCGAGGAGGCAGGTTTTGAGGTCGCGGGAACGCTTGAGGACCTTCTCAAGGAGGTTGACGTTATCGTGGACGCAACCCCCGGGGGAATGGGGGCCAGAAACCGGGAGCTCTACGAGAAGGCTGGAGTAAAGGCAATCTTTCAGGGCGGTGAAAGGAGCGAAGTTGCCCAGGTTTCCTTCGTGGCCCAGGCGAACTACGAGAGGGCCCTTGGAAAGGACTACGTTAGGGTCGTTTCCTGCAACACGACCGGCCTGAGCAGAACCCTCTCTGCCCTTCTGGAGTACATCGACTACGTTTACGCCGTCATGATTCGAAGGGCCGCCGACCCGGACGACAGCAAGAGGGGTCCGGTGAACGCGATAAGGCCGAGCGTTGAGGTGCCCTCCCACCACGGTCCGGACGTGCAGACGGTCATTCCGGTGAACATAGAGACGACGGCTTTTGTTGTGCCCACAACCCTCATGCACGTCCACAGCGTGATGATAGAGCTGAAGAAACCCATAGAAGAGAGGGACGTCATCGATATTTTCGAGAACACGACGCGCGTGCTCCTCTTCGAGAAGGAGAAGGGCTTCGAGAGCACCGCCCAGCTCATCGAGTTCGCCCGGGACCTTCACCGCGAGTGGAACAACCTCTACGAGATAGCCGTCTGGAGGGAGAGCGTGAGCGTTCGCGGAAAGAGGCTGTTCTACATTCAGGCCGTTCATCAGGAGAGCGACGTCGTTCCCGAGAACGTGGATGCCATAAGGGCCGCCTTCGAGCTGGCGGACAAGCGGGAGAGCATAAGGAAGACGAACAGAAGTCTGGGGATCCTGAAGTGA
- a CDS encoding molybdopterin-binding protein has translation MLAEILTVGDELLTGNTVDSNSSFIAKRLTEKGYVVRRKTTVGDDVEEIAGVIEEILGRKPRVLVISGGLGPTHDDVTMLGVARALGRNLVLCEPCLERIAEFYRKLHERGLIDDPELNEARRKMAYLPEGSKPLENPEGAAPGAFIEHNGVKIFVLPGMPREMKAMLEKEVLPELGAGRFTQRKLLAEVTDESKLAPVLRETLKRFNVRIHSSPKGFGRYIGIIIFSESEEEIERARAFMESLGVRFEE, from the coding sequence ATGCTGGCCGAGATACTCACCGTGGGCGATGAGCTGCTCACGGGGAACACCGTTGACAGCAACTCCTCCTTCATAGCGAAGAGGCTCACGGAAAAGGGTTACGTGGTGAGGAGGAAGACGACGGTGGGGGACGACGTTGAGGAGATCGCCGGCGTCATCGAGGAGATCCTCGGGAGGAAGCCCCGCGTTCTGGTGATCTCCGGCGGTCTGGGACCGACCCACGATGACGTTACGATGCTGGGGGTTGCAAGGGCCCTTGGAAGGAATCTGGTGCTCTGCGAGCCCTGCCTCGAGAGGATCGCGGAGTTTTACAGGAAGCTGCACGAGAGGGGTCTTATAGACGACCCGGAGTTGAACGAGGCCCGGAGGAAGATGGCCTACCTGCCCGAAGGTTCGAAGCCCCTTGAGAACCCCGAAGGGGCCGCCCCCGGAGCCTTCATAGAGCATAACGGCGTTAAAATATTCGTCCTTCCGGGAATGCCCCGCGAGATGAAGGCCATGCTCGAAAAGGAAGTTCTGCCGGAGCTCGGCGCCGGGAGGTTCACCCAGAGGAAGCTACTGGCAGAGGTAACCGACGAAAGTAAGCTCGCACCCGTCCTGCGGGAGACCCTGAAGCGCTTTAACGTGAGGATCCACTCCTCCCCCAAGGGGTTCGGGAGGTACATCGGGATAATAATCTTCTCGGAAAGCGAGGAGGAGATAGAAAGGGCAAGGGCCTTCATGGAATCCCTGGGGGTTCGCTTTGAGGAGTAA
- a CDS encoding translation initiation factor IF-2B subunit alpha (eIF-2BA; catalyzes the binding of GTP to IF2): MIPPEVLSILEEMRAERIKGASWLARRGAEAYVLLSQLLEGDELREALEEMRRKIPAVNPTMASLYNLSRFVPVTENPEFVRAKAMEFIRLGEEARREIGNIGSELIDEGEVVITHSFSSAVLEIFKTARKKGRHFRVVLTESSPDFEGLALARELEAMEVPFEVITDAQLGLFTREATLSLVGADSVTRDGAVVNKAGTYLLSLACHDAGVPFYVAAESFKVHPRLTSEEVEIVERPYVRMGYRVRNFLFDVTPWRYVRGVITELGILVPPKEV; the protein is encoded by the coding sequence ATGATTCCGCCGGAAGTTCTCTCGATACTCGAGGAAATGCGCGCCGAGCGCATAAAGGGCGCCAGCTGGCTCGCCAGAAGGGGTGCTGAGGCCTATGTGCTTTTATCCCAACTCCTCGAGGGCGATGAGCTCAGGGAGGCTCTCGAGGAGATGAGGCGTAAAATCCCGGCCGTGAACCCCACCATGGCTTCCCTCTACAACCTCTCACGCTTCGTACCCGTGACGGAGAACCCGGAGTTCGTGAGGGCTAAAGCCATGGAGTTCATCAGGCTCGGGGAGGAAGCCCGGAGGGAGATAGGCAACATAGGGAGCGAGCTGATAGACGAAGGCGAGGTTGTCATCACGCACTCCTTCTCGTCAGCGGTTCTCGAGATTTTTAAAACCGCAAGGAAGAAGGGGAGGCACTTCAGGGTTGTGCTGACGGAGAGCTCCCCCGACTTCGAGGGTCTCGCCCTCGCGCGGGAGCTCGAGGCCATGGAAGTTCCCTTCGAGGTGATAACTGACGCCCAGCTCGGTCTCTTCACCCGGGAGGCCACGCTGTCGCTCGTTGGTGCGGACAGCGTAACCCGCGATGGAGCCGTTGTTAACAAGGCCGGAACTTACCTCCTTTCGCTGGCCTGCCACGACGCTGGGGTTCCCTTCTACGTTGCCGCGGAGAGCTTCAAGGTCCATCCCCGGCTGACCTCGGAGGAGGTTGAGATCGTCGAAAGGCCTTACGTTAGGATGGGCTACCGGGTGAGGAACTTCCTCTTCGACGTTACCCCATGGAGGTACGTTAGGGGCGTAATAACCGAGCTCGGGATCCTCGTGCCGCCTAAGGAGGTCTAA
- a CDS encoding DUF4350 domain-containing protein translates to MRKQALVILLVLILGAVPSWYVKPAAADTYVPIVELNQNFDDYAYHGDIVTTGVVTYVDEDGFMIQNGSGPYTGIYVYTKYYNEGDPVQEGDVVEVKGYPKYYSGLRELSVSSRYNEYYSVIGSSSLPEPFVIPTANYSDSRYQSVLVKFVDANITGRADSWYTKLWIDDGSGEAYVFSDENLPDELEPGARFKYFIGVIYVYVDKNKNSIYEVHPVEYLLYNPDVKIENVEHGPFLKDVPTKVSVTVVNNGSNTANVTFSAAFEGVTVYSTEFTLEGSEKKVVEFYVTPSTLGSHTLKITVEESQKVIPVKVILNPFQVSYGITPYYERLYVREMANVTPLYENFTSLVEELTSCGVNLGDIEGKVKEINATMNEIEKEYSIYTTLKNLLIEQEPGLKVYHYMLMVHVRKAALLSRKVQDDLEFVLPILQKTYDKVEPSCHPVVPGNETSNQTNVTPSNQTNVTPSNQTNVTPSTNVTIRITKVLIDASHGQYYNPTKTDQNGMSTLIDNIKNELGWIVEVNTEPITYEKLKDYDVLIITNPSEDITDEEAAAIKQFVEEGGGLFILGDSYYGHVYYKSLNRVVGDYGISFNNDELMDDDVNTGRAWFPLVGVYNLDHPAMKFLTEEDQLYYNGDTLTITGKAVWLIRGYETSYSEDEDGNIVYEKGSKPVVAAAVEAGEGRVVAYGSSRAISDAYYGHYINTNWPFVKGVLLWLAHEE, encoded by the coding sequence ATGAGAAAACAGGCGCTGGTTATATTGCTGGTACTTATTCTGGGTGCTGTACCCTCATGGTACGTTAAACCGGCTGCGGCAGATACGTACGTCCCGATCGTGGAACTAAACCAGAACTTCGATGATTATGCCTACCACGGCGATATCGTGACCACGGGCGTGGTGACCTACGTGGACGAGGATGGCTTCATGATCCAGAACGGGAGCGGTCCCTACACGGGCATCTACGTCTACACCAAATACTATAACGAAGGCGATCCGGTCCAAGAGGGAGACGTGGTTGAAGTTAAAGGTTACCCGAAGTACTACAGCGGTCTCCGGGAACTCTCGGTGAGTTCCAGATACAACGAATATTACAGCGTTATCGGCAGTTCTTCCCTCCCCGAGCCCTTCGTCATACCCACGGCCAACTACAGCGATTCCAGATACCAGAGCGTTCTGGTTAAGTTCGTGGACGCGAACATCACCGGAAGAGCGGACAGCTGGTACACCAAGCTGTGGATAGACGACGGAAGCGGTGAAGCCTACGTGTTTTCAGACGAAAACCTCCCGGATGAGCTTGAACCGGGGGCCCGGTTCAAGTACTTCATCGGGGTCATCTACGTTTACGTTGACAAGAACAAGAACAGTATTTACGAGGTTCATCCGGTTGAGTACCTGCTCTACAACCCTGATGTCAAGATAGAGAACGTTGAGCACGGGCCCTTCCTGAAGGACGTTCCAACGAAGGTCAGCGTTACGGTGGTCAACAACGGTAGCAACACCGCCAACGTAACGTTCTCAGCTGCCTTCGAAGGGGTTACCGTTTACTCCACGGAATTCACACTGGAGGGAAGCGAAAAGAAGGTCGTCGAGTTCTACGTGACGCCCTCAACCCTTGGTAGCCACACCCTGAAGATCACCGTGGAGGAGAGCCAGAAGGTAATACCCGTTAAGGTCATCCTCAATCCGTTTCAGGTCTCCTACGGCATCACCCCCTACTACGAGAGGCTTTACGTCAGGGAGATGGCCAACGTAACGCCCCTATACGAGAACTTCACCTCCCTCGTGGAGGAGCTCACCTCCTGCGGCGTCAACCTCGGGGACATCGAGGGGAAGGTGAAGGAGATCAACGCCACGATGAACGAGATCGAGAAGGAGTACTCGATCTACACCACCCTGAAGAATCTTCTCATAGAACAGGAACCCGGGCTGAAAGTCTACCATTACATGCTTATGGTCCACGTAAGAAAGGCGGCACTGCTGAGCAGGAAGGTGCAGGATGACCTCGAGTTCGTCCTCCCCATCCTTCAGAAGACCTACGACAAGGTGGAGCCGAGCTGCCATCCGGTCGTGCCCGGAAACGAGACCTCGAACCAGACGAACGTAACCCCCTCAAACCAGACCAACGTAACTCCCTCAAACCAGACGAACGTTACTCCCTCGACCAACGTAACCATCAGGATAACCAAAGTTCTGATAGACGCCTCCCACGGCCAGTACTACAACCCGACCAAGACGGACCAGAACGGCATGTCAACGCTCATTGACAACATCAAAAACGAACTCGGCTGGATAGTCGAAGTGAACACCGAGCCCATAACCTACGAGAAGCTCAAGGATTACGATGTGCTGATAATCACCAATCCGAGCGAGGACATAACCGACGAGGAAGCGGCAGCCATAAAGCAGTTCGTGGAAGAGGGAGGAGGCCTGTTCATACTCGGGGATAGCTACTACGGCCACGTCTACTACAAGAGCCTCAACAGGGTCGTGGGCGATTACGGAATCAGCTTCAACAACGACGAACTCATGGACGATGACGTCAACACCGGAAGGGCATGGTTCCCGCTCGTCGGCGTGTACAACCTCGACCACCCGGCCATGAAGTTCCTCACGGAGGAGGACCAGCTTTACTACAACGGCGACACGCTAACGATTACCGGAAAGGCAGTCTGGCTCATCAGGGGTTACGAGACGTCCTACTCCGAGGACGAAGACGGCAACATCGTCTACGAGAAGGGTTCGAAGCCCGTCGTGGCCGCGGCCGTGGAAGCTGGAGAAGGAAGGGTGGTTGCTTACGGTTCGAGCAGGGCCATAAGCGACGCCTACTACGGCCACTACATAAACACCAACTGGCCCTTCGTCAAGGGCGTCCTGCTCTGGCTCGCCCACGAAGAGTGA